The Peptacetobacter hiranonis DNA window ATAACTTCATCTTCTACAGTTTTTCCTGTTCCCAGAGCAACACAATCAAGAGGTGCTTCGGCTATTTCTACCTTCATTCCTGTTTCTGAAGCTATAAGTTTGTCAAATCCTCTAAGTAGTGCTCCCCCACCTGTAAGCATTATTCCGTTTTCCATTATATCTGATGCTAATTCTGGTGGAGTTTTTTCAAGTGTTGATTTAATTCCATCTACTATAGCATTTACTGGTTCTTTTAATGCTTCTCTTACTTCTGTAGATGATATTGTTATAGTTTTAGGTAGTCCTGATATAAGGTCTCTACCTCTTATTTCCATTTCTTTTTCCTGATCATCTTTATAAGTTGATCCTATGTTTATTTTTATATTTTCTGCAGTTCTTTCACCTATCATAAGGTTGTATTCTTTTTTAACGTAAGCTATTATAGCATCATCAAATTCGTCCCCACCTATTCTTATAGATTTAGCGGCAACTATTCCTCCTAATGATATAACTGCTATTTCAGAAGTACCACCACCGATATCAACTACCATGTTTCCTTCTGGTTCTTCAACTTTAAGTCCTGCACCTATTGCAGCTGCCATTGGTTCTTCTATTAAGAATGCATCATTAGCTCCAGCCTGTCTAGCTGCATCTTCTATAGCTCTTTTTTCAACTTCTGTAACACCAAATGGTACACATATTGCTATTCTTGGGCTTACTACACCTTTATTATCAGATGCTTTTTCTATAAAGTATCTTATCATAGACTGAGTAACATCAAAATCAGCTATAACCCCATCTTTCATAGGTCTTATAGCTACTATATTACCTGGTGTTCTACCTATCATTCTTTTAGCTTCTTCACCAACAGCTAAAACTTCTCTACTGTCATCTCTTACAGCTACAACAGATGGTTCTCTTAATACTATTCCCTGCCCTTTTATGTACACAAGAGTATTAGCAGTACCTAAATCTATCCCCATATCTTTTGTCATTTTCTGGAATCCACCAAAGAATCCTCTTTTTTCTTTCTTTGCCATTTTACTTCTCCTTCCAATCCTTTAAAGTCTAACTATTCTTAGTAACTTTCTTAATTACATTTTTCTGCTTTCTTTAAAACTATAATATATTCCATCGCCAATTATTATATGGTCGATAACCTCTATTCCTATTATTTTTCCACATTCAATCAATCTATCAGTTATGTGTATATCCTCATTTGACGGCTCCACATTTCCAGACGGATGATTGTGAATAAGAATAATCTTATTTGCGCTTTTTTTGATAGCTTGCTTAAAGACCTCCCTTGGATGCACTAACGAAGAATTTAAAGTTCCATGAGATACATCAATATCTGTTATAATCTCATTTTTAGTATTCAAAAGCACTGTTTTGAATATTTCTTCTTTTAAATACCTCATTGACTCCATATAATACTTATATATGTCCCAAGGATTTTTTACTTGATATCTGACAATCTCAGATTCAGCCACTCTCACACCCAATTCTAAAGCAGCCTTAATCAAAGTAGCTTTTGAAATGCCAATTCCTTCAATCTCGCATAACTCCTCTATTGAGGAACTTTTCAGAAATCTAATTCCTTCATGATCTACTTTTAGCAATTCATTGGCAAGTTCTATAACTGTTTTATTTTTACTCCCAGTCCTCAATAAAACTGCTATAAGTTCTGCATTAGATAGGCTCTCTACACCATCTTTAAGCATCTTTTCTCTAGGAAATTCATCCTTTACGCTATATTTTACCTTTCCCATATACCTACTTAACGCTTCTGAAACTCCAATACTTACAACCCAAATTAAACAAATCTACCTTCATTTAATTTGAATATATCTATATCGAAATCATTTTTTAATATTTCAGCTGCAGAAGATATCGGAAATCCTACTATATTGAAATAATCACCTTTTATATATTCAACTAAAAGACCTCCTAGTCCCTGTATACCATAAGCTCCTGCCTTATCCATACACTCTCCAGTTCTTATATATGAATATATTTCTTCATCAGATAGATTTTTAAATTTTACTTTACTTACACAATAATCGTTTATTTCTTTTTTTAAACCTAAGCATAATATACTTATACCTGTTATAACATCGTGTTCTTTCCCAGACATCTGTTTTAGCATATTAAATGCTTCATCTTCGTCTTTTGGTTTGCCAAGTACATTATTATTTAAAACAACCATAGTATCCGCTCCAATTACTATACTATCTAAATTTTTACTAGCTATATCATGAGCTTTTTCATAAGAAAGTCTTTTTACCAATTCTTCTGGACTTTCATTTTCCACAATTGTTTCCTCTATCTCACTTTTAATTATATCAAATTTTAGATTCATATTCTCTAGAATTTCTTTTCTTCTCGGTGACCCCGATGCTAGTACAATTTTCACTATATCACCTCTTTATTGCACTGTTTACGTACTTATTTAGTCTATCATTATATCATAAAAATTTCAATATATATGTCCTTCCTTTTTAGTTACACTATTGTTATTTACTCATATATAGGATATTATACTATGCTAATTTGAATTTTAATTGCAAATATAGAAGATATTAATTTATTCATTAGGATAACATTTAAACCTAAATTAATCCTAAAATTTTATCAGCAAAATGGCAAAGAGAGAAAAAAGATTTTATTAAGTTTTAAATGAACTTCTTTAAGAATGTTTAAATTACATAAAAAATAAAATAAAAAAAAAGAGATGTAGAATTCCTCTACATCTCTATTATTTACAACAATATTAAATTTTATTTCGATTATACTAATTTGATTGCTTTTTTAGGACATTTCTGCATACATAAGTGACATCCTACACATTTATCCTGATCTATTTCGTGAGCTACTTTAAGTTCACCAGATATAGCATCAAATTTACACTGTTTAGCACATATTGTACAACCAACACATAAATCTTTATCTATTGTTACTTTCTGTCTTTTAGCTAAATCTCCTGCTATTACTTTTGTAGGACATTTTTCAACACATACCATACATCCTACACATTTTTCAGGGTCTATTTTAGCTACGTTGTTTTCAACGTGAACTGCATCAAATTTACAGTTCTTTTCACATATACCACAACCTATACATCCAGCAGAGCAGTTATCTTTAACTACTTTACCTTTCTGAGTATTGTTACAGTTTACTATTATTTCCTGAGAAGCTGGTTTTTCAACTATTAATCCTTTTGGACAAACTTCTCTACATTTACCACAGTTAACACATTTTTCCTCGTCAACTACAGCTACACCATCTACTACATGTATAGCATCGAATGCACAAACAGAAACACAAGTTCCTAATCCTAGACAACCCTGTGCACATGCTTTTGCACCACCATTAAGAACAGATGCTGCTCTACATTCCTGAACACCATCGTATTCAAATTTATCTTTTGCTTTTTCGCAAGTACCTTTACATATTACATGAGCTACTTTTCTTTCACCAGTTTCAGCTTCTACACCCATTATTTCTCCAACTTTGGCTGCAACTGCTGCTCCACCAACTGGACATGCGTTTATAGCTGCTTCACCTTTTACTATCGCTGCTGCACATCCTCCACAACCTGGGTATCCACATCCACCACAGTTTGCTCCTGGAAGTACACCAAGTATTTCTTCTTCTCTTGGGTCAACTTCAACAGCGAATTTTTTTGATGCAAAATCAAGAATTAATCCGAATATTAACCCTAATGCACCTAATAATATTACCGCTTTTAATATTTCCACTATTCTTCGCCTCCCCGTTTTTATAACTTAATAAGTCCTGTGAATCCTAAGAAAGCGATTGACATTAAACCTGCTGATATTAATGTTATAGGGAAACCTTTGAAAGCTTCCGGTATATCTGACAATTCTAATCTTTCTCTTATACCTGCGAATATTACTATTGCAAGAGTGAACCCTATACCTGCACCACAACCATTGATTATAGTTTCTATTAGGTTGTATCCTTTGTCTATATTAACTATTGCTATACCAAGAACGGCACAGTTAGTAGTTATAAGAGGTAGGAATACCCCAAGAGCCTGATATAGAGATGGACTCATTTTTTTGATTACCATTTCAACGAACTGAACTATAGATGCTATAACAAGTATGAATGCTATAGTCTGAAGATATTCAGTTCCAGTTTTTACTAATAACATCTGTATGAAATAAGTTATAACTGATGCAAGTGTTAAAACGAATGTAACTGCAACACCCATACCTACAGCAGTGTCAACTTTTTTTGAAACCCCAAGGAACGGACATATACCAAGGAACTGAGATGTTATAACGTTATTTACAAGAACTATACTTAAAAATAATAGTACTAAATTCATTCACCTACACCCCCATTATGCCTTTTTATTTTTTAATTTATTGAATCCTGCGAATAAGAATCCTAGAGTTAAGAATGCTCCTGGAGGAAGTATGAATATTAATATTGGAGTAAAGTGTGCTCCAAATAAACTAAATCCAAATAAGCTTCCGTTTCCAAGTAATTCTCTAACTGCTCCTATTACTGTTAGAGCTAGTGTGAATCCTATACCATTTCCAAGACCATCTGCTGCTGAAGCAACTGGACCGTTCTGGCTTGCGAAACTTTCTGCACGAGCAAGTATTATACAGTTAACAACTATAAGTGGTATATATAAACCTAGTGCCTGATCTAGTACTGGTATATACGCTTTTAATAACATACCAACAATTGTAACGAATGTAGCTATAACAACTATGAAAGATGGTATTCTGACTTTATCAGGAATTACCTTTCTTAAAAGTGATATTGCTATATTTGAACATGTAAGAACTACCGCTGTAGATAATCCCATACCCATACCATTTATTGCTGAAGTAGTAACAGCTAGAGTAGGACACATACCTATTACCTGTACAAATGTTGGGTTTTCATCTATTAGTCCATTTTTAAAGACTTTACCGAAACTCATTTAAAACCCTCCTTATTTATTTAATGCGTTAAATACATCTATTGCAGCATTTACACCGTTTGTAACTGCTGTTGATGATATTGTTGCACCTGATATTGCAAGTATCTGATTGTCTCCTGATGCACTACCTTTAGCTACTTCAAGAGGTTTATCTGTTTTCTTTCCGTCATACTGTCCATTGAATGCTTCATCTTTAGATTTAGCACCTAGACCAGCTGTTTCTGACATTGTACCTATATCAACACCTGTTATAGTTCCATCTGTTGATATACCTATTATAACTTCTATAGCTCCACCGTATCCACTTGGAGTAGCTTTGAAAGTATATCCTACGTTTTCTGATCCATTAAGACCTTCGTAAGCTTCTACTATAAGGCCATCACCTTTTCCTTCGAATTCAGAGGCATCTAACTGTTTGAAATCAGTAGCATCTGGAAGTACAGACTGTCTAAGTTCATTGTTAGCCTGAATATTTCTTTCTTCTATTACTGGAGCTGTTATCTGGTTAGTTCCTGCTAGTAAGAATGATGCTACAGCACTTATAACTAATAATGTTCCACCAACTTTTACTGCACTATTCATTATTTTGCCTCCTTCCCGAATACTCTATTTTTAACGAATTTATCTATTAAAGGAGCAAGACAGTTAACAAGTAATATTGAGTAAGATACACCTTCTGGATATCCACCATATAATCTTATAACTGAAGTGATTACACCTGCAAGAACTGCATATATAACCTGTCCTTTTTTAGTCATAGGAGATGTTGCGTAGTCTGTCAGCATGAAGAATCCTCCAAGCATTAAACCACCAGCCATTAACTGATATATAGCGAACTGTAAGTTAAATCCACCTAAAAGGAAAGTTAAAACGAATACTGTTACTATATATGCTACTGGCATTACATAACTTATAATTCCTTTATATATAAGATATACTCCACCTAATATAACTAGTAATGCACAAGTTTCACCTATACATCCACCAGTATTTCCAAGGAACATATCTGATAATGATATATTGTTTGAAGCTAATTCTGCTAAACCAGCTGGACCAGCTTTTAAGAAACTAAGTGGTGTTGCTGTAGATACAGCATCAAGATTAGCTGATGATACAAAGTTAACACCAGTTTTAGTCCATGCAGTCATAGCTACTGGGAATGATGCTAATAAGAATGCTCTAGCTGCTAAAGCAGGGTTGACAAAGTTGCATCCTAATCCACCAAATACCATTTTTACAACTACCATTGCAAATATTCCACCTAATAAACACATCCACCATGGAAGTGAAGCTGGAACGTTGAATGCTAATAATAAACCTGTTACAACAGCTGAAAAATCACCTATTGTACTTTTCTTTTTCATTATTTTACAGAATATGTGTTCTGATCCTACTGTACCAAGTATACAGAAGAACATAGCACTTAAAGCATTAAGTCTGAAGTAGAATAGACCTGCAAGTGCTGCTGGAACAAGTGCTATAATAACTTGTTTCATTATATATGATGTATCTTCATTACTTCTTACATGAGGAGAAGATGATACTATCAATTTATTTTCCATTGTTTTTCCTCCTGACTTTTATTATTTTTTCTGTGCTGCCTGCTGTTTTCTTCTCTTAGCACCGATTTCTCTCTTAGCTGTTCTTATTGTCTGAACAAGAGGTCTTCTAGCTGGACATATGAATGAACATGAACCACATTCTATACAATCCATAGCGTTGAATTCTTCGGCTTTGTCGAAATCATTTTTCATTGAATATGCACTTATTAATAATGGCTGTAAGAATGATGGACATACGTCTGTACATCTACCACATCTTATACAGTTCTGCATTTCTGGAGTTCTTGATTCTTCTTCTGTTAAAAGAAGTATACCTGAAGATCCCTTATTAGTTGAGATTTCTGTATGCCACTGTGTGAATCCCATCATTGGTCCACCCATGATAACTTTACCAAGGTTAGTACCTTCTTTGTATCCACCACACTGGTCTATTATTTCATTTACTCTAGTACCTATTTTTGTTACTAAGTTTTTAGGTTCTGCTATACAAGGACCTGTTACAGTAGTTATTCTTTCTACTAAAGGCATACCTGTTGTTATAGCATCTGCTATAGCAGCCGCTGTACCAACGTTGTCAACAACAGCTCCTGCAGCTATTGGAAGTCCACCTGATGGAACTTCTCTACCAGTACATGCATATATTAACTGTTTTTCAGCACCCTGTGGGTATTTAACTTTTAATGTAACAACTTCTATTTCTGGGAAGTCTTTTGCTACATTCTGAACAGCTTCTATAGCATCTGGTTTGTTTTCTTCAATTCCTATAAATCCTTTGTTTACATCTAGAACTTTCATTAAAGCTCTACATCCTAAAACAACTTTTTCTGGCTGTTCTAGCATTAATCTGTGGTCAGCTGTTAAGTAAGGTTCACATTCTGCACCGTTAAGTATTACGAACTCTGCAGTTGATCCTGGAGGAGGACATACTTTAACGTGAGTTGGGAATGTTGCACCACCCATACCAACTATACCGGCCTCTTTTATTATTTCTACTATTTCTTCTTTTGAAAGATCTTCTAACTTACCATGAGGTTTAACGCTTTCATGAAGTTCTTCTTTAAAGTCATTTTCTATAACTATACACATACCTTTACCATTTGGTATTTCATGTGGTTCTATAGCTATAACTTTTCCTGATACAGAAGAATGTATGTTGGCAGAAACGAATCCACCAGCTTCAGCTATTTTCTGGCCTAGCTTAACTTCATCTCCTACTTCAACTATAGGTTTTGCCGGAGCACCTATATGCTGCTGAATAGGAATGTAAACCACTTTAGGAGCTTCAGCTCTTTCAATTGGCTTTTTGTTAGAGTACTCTTTTCCATGTGGAGGATGTATACCTCCCTTAAAAGTTAAGAGTTTCATTATTTTACCCCCTATCTATAATAAACAATTTTTCTATCATATATTAGTATACTATATATAATAAAAATACTTAAGTATTGTTAAAAAAATATCTCCAATTTTACTCACAAACTTTAGAAATCTACCTTAATTCAGGTATTTTCTCTTATTTAAAACATATACTTACTATAATTAAAGATATATGTTTCTATATTTTTTTATTTTGTCATTCTATTTGTCTATTTTTCAACAATTGTATCTTGTATACATATGTATTTATAAAAACACATTAAAAATAGACCTTTAAACAAGCCTTCATAAAAAAAGTATAGCTTAGCGTAAAATTTCAAGCTATTTATTTTATCCAACACCTTTTTAACTTCTATATTATAATTTATATTCAAAAATTTTTCAATTGTTTTCATACTTTATCGTCATTTTTTTATACTTTATGAATATTTCCTTTCATTTTTTAAATAATTTTGCAAACGTATTCACATTTGTATGTATATAATACACAAAACAATAATTTTTATAAAACAAGAAATTATAAAAATACATAAAAAAAGACATCATTACATTTTTTTGTATGATGCCCTTATTTATATACTATATTTATTTTTTTCAAATCAATTAAACAAATCTTCTAGCTCCTAAAAGTACGTTTCCATAGTATCCATTTAATGAACTTACTTTTACTGAGCCTGGTTTTGACTGAGTTCCACTACAATGTATGAATTTATCTCCACCTATATATATACCGACATGGCTTACACCACTTCCACCAGTATTGAAGTATAGTAAATCCCCTTTTTTGTAGTTACCTTTTTCTACTGCAGTACCTGCTTGAGCTTGATCTCTTGAAACTCTTGGAATACTAATTCCTGCAGCATTTCTATATACCCACTGAGTATATCCTGAGCAGTCAAAGCTTGAAGGACCATTTCCGCCCCATTTATACGGAACTCCTAATAATGTGTATGCATAATCAACTATTTTATCTCCTGTAGCAGAACTTTCTCCACTTCCAAAAGATCCATTGTTATTACTAGAGTTGTTATTTCCTGAACTAGTGTCATTACTACTTGCTCCACCGCTTAAAGGTTCATCTGTTGGAGTAACATAATCTCCGCTTACCCAACCTTCAACACCATTAGCTGTTTTAATCTTGTACCAGCCACTAGATTTTTCCTTAACTTCTACAACACTTCCACCTGCTAGAGAACCAACTATAGCATTACTTGTTCCTGGTCCTTTTCTTATATTTAGACCTTTTGATATAGTTACCTTAACTCTTCCTGATGCTGCTGTAGATTCATTGTTCTGTGGTGGTTTATTATTCTGAGATGATTCTGAGTTTGAAGTAGATTCATTTGTAGAGCTTACATACTGTCCACTTACCCATCC harbors:
- a CDS encoding rod shape-determining protein; the encoded protein is MAKKEKRGFFGGFQKMTKDMGIDLGTANTLVYIKGQGIVLREPSVVAVRDDSREVLAVGEEAKRMIGRTPGNIVAIRPMKDGVIADFDVTQSMIRYFIEKASDNKGVVSPRIAICVPFGVTEVEKRAIEDAARQAGANDAFLIEEPMAAAIGAGLKVEEPEGNMVVDIGGGTSEIAVISLGGIVAAKSIRIGGDEFDDAIIAYVKKEYNLMIGERTAENIKINIGSTYKDDQEKEMEIRGRDLISGLPKTITISSTEVREALKEPVNAIVDGIKSTLEKTPPELASDIMENGIMLTGGGALLRGFDKLIASETGMKVEIAEAPLDCVALGTGKTVEDEVIFEKVLMMNAGK
- the radC gene encoding RadC family protein, yielding MGKVKYSVKDEFPREKMLKDGVESLSNAELIAVLLRTGSKNKTVIELANELLKVDHEGIRFLKSSSIEELCEIEGIGISKATLIKAALELGVRVAESEIVRYQVKNPWDIYKYYMESMRYLKEEIFKTVLLNTKNEIITDIDVSHGTLNSSLVHPREVFKQAIKKSANKIILIHNHPSGNVEPSNEDIHITDRLIECGKIIGIEVIDHIIIGDGIYYSFKESRKM
- a CDS encoding Maf family protein, which produces MKIVLASGSPRRKEILENMNLKFDIIKSEIEETIVENESPEELVKRLSYEKAHDIASKNLDSIVIGADTMVVLNNNVLGKPKDEDEAFNMLKQMSGKEHDVITGISILCLGLKKEINDYCVSKVKFKNLSDEEIYSYIRTGECMDKAGAYGIQGLGGLLVEYIKGDYFNIVGFPISSAAEILKNDFDIDIFKLNEGRFV
- a CDS encoding RnfABCDGE type electron transport complex subunit B codes for the protein MEILKAVILLGALGLIFGLILDFASKKFAVEVDPREEEILGVLPGANCGGCGYPGCGGCAAAIVKGEAAINACPVGGAAVAAKVGEIMGVEAETGERKVAHVICKGTCEKAKDKFEYDGVQECRAASVLNGGAKACAQGCLGLGTCVSVCAFDAIHVVDGVAVVDEEKCVNCGKCREVCPKGLIVEKPASQEIIVNCNNTQKGKVVKDNCSAGCIGCGICEKNCKFDAVHVENNVAKIDPEKCVGCMVCVEKCPTKVIAGDLAKRQKVTIDKDLCVGCTICAKQCKFDAISGELKVAHEIDQDKCVGCHLCMQKCPKKAIKLV
- the rsxA gene encoding electron transport complex subunit RsxA; the protein is MNLVLLFLSIVLVNNVITSQFLGICPFLGVSKKVDTAVGMGVAVTFVLTLASVITYFIQMLLVKTGTEYLQTIAFILVIASIVQFVEMVIKKMSPSLYQALGVFLPLITTNCAVLGIAIVNIDKGYNLIETIINGCGAGIGFTLAIVIFAGIRERLELSDIPEAFKGFPITLISAGLMSIAFLGFTGLIKL
- the rsxE gene encoding electron transport complex subunit RsxE, coding for MSFGKVFKNGLIDENPTFVQVIGMCPTLAVTTSAINGMGMGLSTAVVLTCSNIAISLLRKVIPDKVRIPSFIVVIATFVTIVGMLLKAYIPVLDQALGLYIPLIVVNCIILARAESFASQNGPVASAADGLGNGIGFTLALTVIGAVRELLGNGSLFGFSLFGAHFTPILIFILPPGAFLTLGFLFAGFNKLKNKKA
- a CDS encoding RnfABCDGE type electron transport complex subunit G, with protein sequence MNSAVKVGGTLLVISAVASFLLAGTNQITAPVIEERNIQANNELRQSVLPDATDFKQLDASEFEGKGDGLIVEAYEGLNGSENVGYTFKATPSGYGGAIEVIIGISTDGTITGVDIGTMSETAGLGAKSKDEAFNGQYDGKKTDKPLEVAKGSASGDNQILAISGATISSTAVTNGVNAAIDVFNALNK
- a CDS encoding RnfABCDGE type electron transport complex subunit D, which produces MENKLIVSSSPHVRSNEDTSYIMKQVIIALVPAALAGLFYFRLNALSAMFFCILGTVGSEHIFCKIMKKKSTIGDFSAVVTGLLLAFNVPASLPWWMCLLGGIFAMVVVKMVFGGLGCNFVNPALAARAFLLASFPVAMTAWTKTGVNFVSSANLDAVSTATPLSFLKAGPAGLAELASNNISLSDMFLGNTGGCIGETCALLVILGGVYLIYKGIISYVMPVAYIVTVFVLTFLLGGFNLQFAIYQLMAGGLMLGGFFMLTDYATSPMTKKGQVIYAVLAGVITSVIRLYGGYPEGVSYSILLVNCLAPLIDKFVKNRVFGKEAK
- the rsxC gene encoding electron transport complex subunit RsxC, translating into MKLLTFKGGIHPPHGKEYSNKKPIERAEAPKVVYIPIQQHIGAPAKPIVEVGDEVKLGQKIAEAGGFVSANIHSSVSGKVIAIEPHEIPNGKGMCIVIENDFKEELHESVKPHGKLEDLSKEEIVEIIKEAGIVGMGGATFPTHVKVCPPPGSTAEFVILNGAECEPYLTADHRLMLEQPEKVVLGCRALMKVLDVNKGFIGIEENKPDAIEAVQNVAKDFPEIEVVTLKVKYPQGAEKQLIYACTGREVPSGGLPIAAGAVVDNVGTAAAIADAITTGMPLVERITTVTGPCIAEPKNLVTKIGTRVNEIIDQCGGYKEGTNLGKVIMGGPMMGFTQWHTEISTNKGSSGILLLTEEESRTPEMQNCIRCGRCTDVCPSFLQPLLISAYSMKNDFDKAEEFNAMDCIECGSCSFICPARRPLVQTIRTAKREIGAKRRKQQAAQKK
- a CDS encoding C40 family peptidase, which gives rise to MKKAIAALGISAVTLAMSSADSSALETATVTADTLNMRSGPGISYSKRGVLHKGAKVTILEKSKGWVKIKDSSGKTAWVSGQYLSTSGGNSSSSSSSESAGYIAYVSVNSSLNLRSEASTSGSVIASLKNSEKVQIIEKKDNGWSKVKTESGKIGWVSSKYLVNTPTNSGNTSSQENSSSQNDSVATSGNVKVNTSSGLNVRKGPGTNHSIIGSLAGGSVVQAKEKSGGWVKVVLPNGSTGWVSGQYVSSTNESTSNSESSQNNKPPQNNESTAASGRVKVTISKGLNIRKGPGTSNAIVGSLAGGSVVEVKEKSSGWYKIKTANGVEGWVSGDYVTPTDEPLSGGASSNDTSSGNNNSSNNNGSFGSGESSATGDKIVDYAYTLLGVPYKWGGNGPSSFDCSGYTQWVYRNAAGISIPRVSRDQAQAGTAVEKGNYKKGDLLYFNTGGSGVSHVGIYIGGDKFIHCSGTQSKPGSVKVSSLNGYYGNVLLGARRFV